A part of Leishmania braziliensis MHOM/BR/75/M2904 complete genome, chromosome 30 genomic DNA contains:
- a CDS encoding RNA pseudouridylate synthase-like protein, translating into MPRELRYCRPRHDPEESLLAYLSKKFTYLADAEWREHIAAGHISVNGATLTNESYVLRQGDVLRFAPPRSLEPPVDKNHIEVLYEDSRLMVVTKNGNLPVAEGGRYCENTLVGVLQRRGTASFYTAATRIGTATAHEHREKVSDTLTHTGEVAETTAYVECSTAMGASGEGAQISTPPPSRRRLVDDTHWTAAVDVAPGISALLPDAPPPQQRSPLNLFTIQRLDKETSGVVVLAKHSVTARKLAAQLEAQTKGCTDAVESWLRERGHTVPFCSDVFGELLQLEAHVVHKSYTAVLRGAAPEGHTFVVVNCMDCMAKHPTHSLEAQHTQLKRLKMCCEPLRGMSDAPTASSLPTQPTEQRSHWGKLAATRIRVLASNKVLGLTCVHVELLTGRSHQIRLHCAAIGYPVLGDKLYMTTTPGREGGATAVSDAVYLERVRREDDPFLPIDDDLSDTGGTDRTSRMRCRRHLLHATRIAFEHPDISPAHWMTFTTSPVSFFAADVRFESEADSLQFIQWLTGAVSRPLASRDISQS; encoded by the coding sequence ATGCCGCGCGAACTGCGTTACTGCCGTCCAAGGCACGACCCCGAGGAGTCTCTGCTCGCGTATTTATCCAAGAAGTTCACCTATCTAGCGGATGCGGAGTGGCGTGAGCACATTGCAGCCGGCCACATCAGTGTCAATGGGGCGACACTCACTAATGAGTCCTACGTACTCCGGCAAGGTGATGTGCTCCGCTTTGCTCCGCCGCGCTCCTTGGAGCCACCAGTGGACAAGAATCACATTGAGGTCCTCTATGAAGACTCGAGGCTGATGGTCGTTACCAAGAACGGTAACCTGCCAGTCGCCGAGGGTGGACGGTACTGTGAGAACACGTTAGTGGGGGTTCTACAACGCCGTGGCACCGCCTCTTTCtacaccgccgccacgcgtATCGGCACTGCCACAGCACAtgagcacagagagaaggtgTCTGACACTCTCACGCATACTGGCGAAGTTGCCGAGACTACAGCTTACGTTGAGTGTTCGACGGCTATGGGCGCGAGCGGCGAAGGGGCTCAAATCTCTactccacctccctcccgACGGCGACTGGTGGATGACACGCATTGGACTGCTGCGGTCGACGTAGCGCCGGGCATCTCTGCACTGTTGCCTgatgcaccaccaccgcagcagcgaagccCGCTCAACCTTTTCACCATCCAGCGGCTAGACAAGGAAACCTCGGGTGTTGTGGTGCTGGCGAAGCACAGCGTCACTGCAAGAAAGTTGGCAGCGCAACTGGAGGCGCAGACAAAAGGCTGTACTGACGCTGTGGAGTCGTGGCTGCGCGAGCGCGGCCACACCGTGCCGTTCTGCTCTGACGTGTTCGGCGAGCTACTTCAGCTCGAGGCCCACGTAGTGCACAAGTCGTACACGGCGGTGCTTCGAGGTGCTGCCCCAGAGGGCCACACCTTTGTGGTGGTGAACTGCATGGACTGCATGGCGAAACACCCGACGCACTCGTTGGAGGCGCAACATACGCAGCTCAAGAGGCTCAAAATGTGCTGTGAACCGTTGAGAGGCATGTCCGATGCACCCACAGCGTCATCCTTGCCGACCCAACCAACGGAGCAGCGGAGCCACTGGGGAAAATTGGCTGCCACTCGCATACGTGTCTTGGCGAGCAACAAAGTACTCGGGCTGACATGCGTACACGTGGAGCTCCTCACCGGTCGAAGTCATCAGATTCGCCTGCACTGCGCCGCTATTGGTTACCCGGTGCTAGGCGACAAGCTCTACATGACGACGACACctggaagagagggcggcgccactgccgtgTCCGACGCGGTGTACCTCGAGCGAGTTCGGCGTGAAGATGACCCATTTCTTCCCATTGACGACGACCTCAGCGACACGGGTGGCACCGACAGAACCAGCAGAATGAGGTGCCGGCGCCACTTGCTGCATGCAACGCGGATCGCCTTTGAACATCCAGACATTTCGCCAGCGCACTGGATGACTTTCACGACGTCGCCGGTGTCCTTCTTCGCTGCAGATGTTCGCTTCGAATCCGAAGCGGACTCCTTGCAGTTCATTCAGTGGCTGACAGGCGCCGTCTCGCGCCCCCTAGCAAGCAGGGATATCTCACAGAGTTGA